In Vigna unguiculata cultivar IT97K-499-35 chromosome 3, ASM411807v1, whole genome shotgun sequence, a single genomic region encodes these proteins:
- the LOC114179503 gene encoding naringenin,2-oxoglutarate 3-dioxygenase yields MATKVKTLTYLAQEKTLESSFVRDEDERPKVAYNQFSDEIPVISLDGIDDVHGRRQNICDKIVQACENWGIFQVVDHGVDHKLISEMTRLATQFFALPPEEKLRFDMSGGKKGGFIVSSHLQGESVQDWREIVTYFSYPIKARDYSRWPDTPEGWRAVTEEYSEKLMGLACKLLEVLSEAMGLEKDALTNACVDMDQKVVVNYYPKCPEPDLTLGLKRHTDPGTITLLLQDQVGGLQATRDNGKTWITVQPVEGAFVVNLGDHGHYLSNGRFKNADHQAVVNSNHSRLSIATFQNPAPNATVYPLKVREGEKAVMEEPITFGEMYRRKMSKDLELARMKKLAKEKQLQELEKAKLESKPLKEILA; encoded by the exons ATGGCCACCAAAGTCAAGACTCTAACGTACCTGGCGCAGGAGAAAACCCTGGAATCTAGCTTCGTCAGGGACGAGGACGAGCGCCCCAAGGTTGCCTACAACCAATTCAGCGACGAGATCCCCGTTATTTCTCTCGACGGAATCGACGACGTCCATGGCCGCAGACAAAACATTTGCGACAAAATCGTTCAGGCTTGCGAGAATTGGGGTATTTTTCAGGTTGTTGATCACGGTGTGGATCATAAACTCATCTCCGAAATGACTCGTCTCGCCACCCAATTCTTCGCTCTGCCGCCGGAGGAGAAGCTTCGCTTCGACATGTCCGGTGGTAAAAAGGGTGGCTTCATTGTCTCCAGCCATCTCCAA GGGGAGTCGGTGCAGGACTGGAGAGAGATTGTGACATACTTTTCGTACCCAATCAAAGCAAGGGACTATTCGCGGTGGCCGGACACACCAGAAGGGTGGAGAGCGGTGACGGAGGAATACAGCGAGAAGCTGATGGGGTTGGCATGCAAATTGTTGGAAGTGTTGTCTGAGGCAATGGGGTTAGAGAAGGATGCTCTGACCAATGCATGTGTGGATATGGATCAGAAGGTTGTGGTGAATTACTACCCGAAATGCCCTGAACCTGATCTCACACTGGGTCTGAAACGCCACACTGATCCTGGCACCATCACCTTGCTGCTTCAGGACCAGGTGGGTGGACTTCAAGCCACCAGGGACAACGGTAAAACCTGGATCACTGTTCAGCCTGTGGAGGGTGCTTTTGTTGTGAATCTTGGAGACCATGGTCAC TATCTGAGCAATGGAAGGTTCAAGAATGCTGATCATCAAGCAGTGGTGAACTCGAACCACAGTCGTTTGTCGATAGCGACGTTTCAGAACCCAGCGCCAAATGCAACTGTGTACCCTTTGAAGGtgagagagggagagaaagCGGTAATGGAGGAACCGATTACTTTTGGTGAAATGTACAGGAGGAAAATGAGCAAGGATCTTGAGTTGGCGAGGATGAAGAAGCTGGCTAAGGAGAAGCAATTGCAGGAGCTTGAGAAGGCGAAGCTAGAGTCCAAGCCTTTGAAGGAAATTCTTGCTTAG
- the LOC114176300 gene encoding uncharacterized protein LOC114176300 codes for METPTSTARRVTRSQTASNNIPLSRKKNEDSEMAVSKTRQRNGVQNQDRSALVDISNDSPIVGLANGNDLETPLSSIVKQKRVKNTPGSGEALLRGQVKTLLQKVEEEAVISKLTMEVVPPFLQLANSPMSLLAPTPANTPQIPNLSGSNGDALALVSPPSCVIEEQLISRVVNETFEKNKEEVEGEKSVITRSLLLDFSDKSEVVSECSSEVTYQEVIHGSGGSTEDDGASVWSMQVNASTHDEDEMEEESGEEEEGDYYEDAEEDEECYDNEDGDGGLLLDELCAGLNNISVNEKGCGKHTRFVYDSEDELVEKVVESCGSSDVMHLKGLPTPKGKHLRFPDEEENCSL; via the exons ATGGAGACTCCGACATCCACCGCAAGAAGAGTCACAAGATCCCAAACTGCCTCCAACAACATTCCCCTTTCAA GAAAAAAGAACGAGGATTCGGAAATGGCCGTGTCGAAAACCCGGCAAAGAAACGGCGTGCAGAACCAGGATCGGAGCGCCCTCGTTGACATATCGAACGATTCTCCGATTGTGGGGCTTGCAAACGGCAACGACCTTGAAACGCCGTTGTCGTCTATAGTGAAGCAGAAGAGGGTGAAGAATACGCCGGGTTCAGGAGAGGCTTTGCTGAGGGGTCAGGTGAAGACCCTTTTGCAGAAAGTGGAAGAAGAGGCTGTGATTTCGAAACTCACCATGGAAGTTGTTCCGCCCTTTCTTCAACTCGCTAATTCCCCCATGTCACTTCTTGCACCTACTCCTGCGAACACTCCTCAGATTCCCAATCTTTCTGGATCCAATGGTGATGCTTTGGCTTTGGTGTCGCCTCCTTCTTGTGTAATCGAAGAGCAATTGATCTCTAGG GTGGTGAATGAAACATTTGAAAAGAACAAGGAGGAGGTTGAAGGTGAGAAGAGTGTGATAACACGATCCTTGCTGTTGGATTTCTCGGACAAGTCGGAGGTGGTTTCTGAATGCTCTTCTGAGGTGACTTATCAGGAAGTGATACATGGGAGTGGTGGATCCACTGAGGATGATGGTGCTTCTGTTTGGTCTATGCAAGTGAATGCAAGCACACATGATGAAGATGAGATGGAGGAGGAAAGTGGCGAGGAGGAAGAAGGGGATTATTATGAGGATGCTGAGGAGGATGAAGAGTGCTACGACAATGAAGATGGTGATGGAGGTTTGTTACTTGATGAACTCTGTGCTGGGTTGAACAACATCAGTGTGAATGAAAAAGGTTGTGGGAAGCACACAAGGTTTGTTTACGACAGTGAGGATGAGCTTGTGGAGAAAGTGGTGGAATCTTGTGGTTCTTCTGATGTTATGCATTTGAAGGGATTGCCAACACCTAAAGGAAAGCACCTTCGCTTCCCTGACGAGGAAGAAAATTGTAGTTTGTGA
- the LOC114178004 gene encoding uncharacterized protein LOC114178004, with protein METISISPNSSSLTVLTRRSLPLTRHTQIFFPHRHASLSFNLICCTTTDNNSSSSNTSNDDADSVQAPSAAPVNPVELSFRRRSRRQARRQRERENDMQSTNRRVESPPKKWEDMTLSEKAVELYVGEKGALFWLNKFAYASIFIMIGGWILFRFVGPAFNLYQLDGPPLSPTDVFK; from the coding sequence ATGGAAACCATCTCTATCTCTCCAAACTCATCTTCCCTCACCGTTCTCACTAGACGTTCACTGCCATTAACAAGACACACCCAAATCTTCTTTCCCCACCGTCACGCTTCTCTCAGTTTCAACCTCATATGCTGCACCACTACtgataataatagtagtagcaGCAACACAAGCAATGATGATGCAGACTCAGTTCAAGCACCAAGTGCAGCACCAGTTAATCCTGTAGAATTGAGCTTCCGGAGAAGATCAAGAAGGCAAGCTAGAAGACAGAGGGAGAGGGAAAACGACATGCAATCTACAAACAGAAGGGTTGAGAGTCCCCCCAAGAAATGGGAAGACATGACTTTGAGTGAGAAAGCGGTGGAGCTTTATGTGGGAGAGAAAGGTGCTCTCTTTTGGCTCAACAAATTTGCATATGCTTCAATCTTCATCATGATCGGAGGGTGGATCTTGTTCAGGTTCGTGGGTCCTGCATTCAACCTTTACCAGCTCGATGGGCCTCCACTCTCCCCTACTGATGTGTTCAAGTGA
- the LOC114178002 gene encoding uncharacterized protein LOC114178002 isoform X2 produces the protein MLSAKGAESGEGREGDWECSSCNNRNYAFRSFCNRCKQPRLLVDTKTPADSKWLPRIGDWICTGCTNNNYASREKCKKCGQPKEVAAMPAIAMTGASFPTYSHYYSRGPGGPEQKMNMGLLGSGAPPQSLHLNSSWPILGADKYGVQPISIWLPGGNYSSGHPLDNSTNQNLSVPKGWRNGDWICNCGFHNYSSRSQCKKCNAFQPALGTKRLASEELVYDWDNKRLNTNDQQQTYTSLDQVVGTGADPKPGVFPSYPSMNSSTTPSLPLATLLPPQVSTPALLGKGAKQWRSGDWMCSNCNNHNYASRLQCNRCKTQKMAAPMQPVNVV, from the exons ATGTTGAGCGCGAAAGGAGCTGAAAGTGGAGAAGGGAGAGAAGGGGATTGGGAGTGCAGCAGTTGCAACAACAGGAACTATGCTTTCAGATCATTCTGCAATCGATGCAAGCAACCGCGCCTCCTCGTCGATACCAAAACCCCCGCTGATTCCAAGTGGCTTCCTCGTATTGGCGATTGGATCTGCACCG GTTGCACTAACAACAATTATGCATCAAGAGAGAAGTGCAAGAAGTGTGGACAACCAAAGGAAGTAGCAGCCATGCCTGCAATTGCGATGACTGGAGCATCATTCCCCACTTATTCACATTATTATTCCAGGGGCCCAGGGGGACCAGAACAAAAGATGAATATGGGATTGCTTGGCAGTGGAGCGCCGCCACAGTCACTACATTTAAACTCCAGTTGGCCCATTCTTGGAGCAGATAAGTATGGTGTGCAACCGATTTCCATATGGCTACCTGGTGGAAATTATAGCTCTGGACACCCGCTTGACAATTCCACCAACCAGAACTTATCTGTTCCGAAGGGATGGCGCAATGGGGACTGGATCTGTAACTGTGGCTTCCACAATTACTCGTCCCGCTCCCAG TGTAAAAAATGCAATGCCTTTCAACCTG CACTTGGGACAAAGCGACTAGCCTCTGAAGAGTTGGTTTATGACTGGGACAACAAGAGATTGAAT ACAAATGATCAACAGCAAACATATACAAGTTTAGATCAAGTGGTAGGGACAGGTGCAGATCCAAAACCTGGAGTCTTCCCCTCTTATCCCAGCATGAACTCAAGTACAACTCCAAGTTTGCCATTGGCCACACTTCTTCCACCTCAAGTTTCTACACCTGCCCTCCTTGGAAAAGG AGCAAAGCAATGGCGCAGTGGAGACTGGATGTGCTCAAATTGCAATAATCATAATTATGCTTCAAGACTACAGTGTAACAG GTGCAAAACTCAAAAAATGGCCGCCCCCATGCAACCTGTTAATGTTGTGTAA
- the LOC114178002 gene encoding uncharacterized protein LOC114178002 isoform X1: protein MLSAKGAESGEGREGDWECSSCNNRNYAFRSFCNRCKQPRLLVDTKTPADSKWLPRIGDWICTGCTNNNYASREKCKKCGQPKEVAAMPAIAMTGASFPTYSHYYSRGPGGPEQKMNMGLLGSGAPPQSLHLNSSWPILGADKYGVQPISIWLPGGNYSSGHPLDNSTNQNLSVPKGWRNGDWICNCGFHNYSSRSQCKKCNAFQPALGTKRLASEELVYDWDNKRLNVGTTNDQQQTYTSLDQVVGTGADPKPGVFPSYPSMNSSTTPSLPLATLLPPQVSTPALLGKGAKQWRSGDWMCSNCNNHNYASRLQCNRCKTQKMAAPMQPVNVV, encoded by the exons ATGTTGAGCGCGAAAGGAGCTGAAAGTGGAGAAGGGAGAGAAGGGGATTGGGAGTGCAGCAGTTGCAACAACAGGAACTATGCTTTCAGATCATTCTGCAATCGATGCAAGCAACCGCGCCTCCTCGTCGATACCAAAACCCCCGCTGATTCCAAGTGGCTTCCTCGTATTGGCGATTGGATCTGCACCG GTTGCACTAACAACAATTATGCATCAAGAGAGAAGTGCAAGAAGTGTGGACAACCAAAGGAAGTAGCAGCCATGCCTGCAATTGCGATGACTGGAGCATCATTCCCCACTTATTCACATTATTATTCCAGGGGCCCAGGGGGACCAGAACAAAAGATGAATATGGGATTGCTTGGCAGTGGAGCGCCGCCACAGTCACTACATTTAAACTCCAGTTGGCCCATTCTTGGAGCAGATAAGTATGGTGTGCAACCGATTTCCATATGGCTACCTGGTGGAAATTATAGCTCTGGACACCCGCTTGACAATTCCACCAACCAGAACTTATCTGTTCCGAAGGGATGGCGCAATGGGGACTGGATCTGTAACTGTGGCTTCCACAATTACTCGTCCCGCTCCCAG TGTAAAAAATGCAATGCCTTTCAACCTG CACTTGGGACAAAGCGACTAGCCTCTGAAGAGTTGGTTTATGACTGGGACAACAAGAGATTGAATGTAGGAACT ACAAATGATCAACAGCAAACATATACAAGTTTAGATCAAGTGGTAGGGACAGGTGCAGATCCAAAACCTGGAGTCTTCCCCTCTTATCCCAGCATGAACTCAAGTACAACTCCAAGTTTGCCATTGGCCACACTTCTTCCACCTCAAGTTTCTACACCTGCCCTCCTTGGAAAAGG AGCAAAGCAATGGCGCAGTGGAGACTGGATGTGCTCAAATTGCAATAATCATAATTATGCTTCAAGACTACAGTGTAACAG GTGCAAAACTCAAAAAATGGCCGCCCCCATGCAACCTGTTAATGTTGTGTAA
- the LOC114178002 gene encoding uncharacterized protein LOC114178002 isoform X3 gives MCILCGMDGLVCVGRVGVRMLGFLSPLAAFWGWVCMHGTIGCTNNNYASREKCKKCGQPKEVAAMPAIAMTGASFPTYSHYYSRGPGGPEQKMNMGLLGSGAPPQSLHLNSSWPILGADKYGVQPISIWLPGGNYSSGHPLDNSTNQNLSVPKGWRNGDWICNCGFHNYSSRSQCKKCNAFQPALGTKRLASEELVYDWDNKRLNVGTTNDQQQTYTSLDQVVGTGADPKPGVFPSYPSMNSSTTPSLPLATLLPPQVSTPALLGKGAKQWRSGDWMCSNCNNHNYASRLQCNRCKTQKMAAPMQPVNVV, from the exons ATGTGTATTTTGTGTGGGATGGACGGGTTGGTGTGCGTGGGACGTGTTGGTGTGCGTATGCTTGGATTCCTTTCCCCTCTGGCTGCTTTCTGGGGCTGGGTTTGTATGCATGGAACAATAGGTTGCACTAACAACAATTATGCATCAAGAGAGAAGTGCAAGAAGTGTGGACAACCAAAGGAAGTAGCAGCCATGCCTGCAATTGCGATGACTGGAGCATCATTCCCCACTTATTCACATTATTATTCCAGGGGCCCAGGGGGACCAGAACAAAAGATGAATATGGGATTGCTTGGCAGTGGAGCGCCGCCACAGTCACTACATTTAAACTCCAGTTGGCCCATTCTTGGAGCAGATAAGTATGGTGTGCAACCGATTTCCATATGGCTACCTGGTGGAAATTATAGCTCTGGACACCCGCTTGACAATTCCACCAACCAGAACTTATCTGTTCCGAAGGGATGGCGCAATGGGGACTGGATCTGTAACTGTGGCTTCCACAATTACTCGTCCCGCTCCCAG TGTAAAAAATGCAATGCCTTTCAACCTG CACTTGGGACAAAGCGACTAGCCTCTGAAGAGTTGGTTTATGACTGGGACAACAAGAGATTGAATGTAGGAACT ACAAATGATCAACAGCAAACATATACAAGTTTAGATCAAGTGGTAGGGACAGGTGCAGATCCAAAACCTGGAGTCTTCCCCTCTTATCCCAGCATGAACTCAAGTACAACTCCAAGTTTGCCATTGGCCACACTTCTTCCACCTCAAGTTTCTACACCTGCCCTCCTTGGAAAAGG AGCAAAGCAATGGCGCAGTGGAGACTGGATGTGCTCAAATTGCAATAATCATAATTATGCTTCAAGACTACAGTGTAACAG GTGCAAAACTCAAAAAATGGCCGCCCCCATGCAACCTGTTAATGTTGTGTAA
- the LOC114175460 gene encoding fe(2+) transport protein 1-like, with protein sequence MAPRLVVIITAIVLLLLAEARPTTTEQCNGKWEEGCRNKVESLKLKVIAIFSILVTSVIGVSLPLFSRSVPALRPDRDLFVIVKAFASGVILATGYMHVLPDSFQDLTSECLPERPWRKFPFTTFIAMFSAVITLVVDSYSISFFKKKVAASSANASGSASLEAGERKEVEVCGHGHGHDVHADADADRDANIVDAEQLLRYRVVAQVLELGIVVHSVVIGLSMGASMNPCTIRPLIAAICFHQMFEGMGLGGCILQAEYGTKVKGVMVFFFSTTTPLGIVLGIALSNVYSDTSSKSLIVEGVLNAISAGLLNYMALVELLAPDFMGSKIQGSTKIMALAFVAVLLGAGAMSVMAIWA encoded by the exons ATGGCACCTCGTCTTGTAGTTATAATAACCGCTATCGTTTTACTTCTCCTGGCGGAGGCGCGTCCTACCACAACGGAGCAATGCAATGGTAAATGGGAGGAAGGCTGTCGGAACAAGGTGGAGTCGTTGAAACTGAAGGTAATAGCCATATTCAGTATTCTTGTTACGAGCGTGATCGGAGTTTCGCTTCCACTGTTCTCCCGGTCGGTTCCCGCGCTGCGACCGGACCGCGACCTTTTCGTAATCGTGAAGGCTTTCGCTTCCGGAGTGATACTCGCCACAGGTTATATGCATGTGTTGCCGGACTCTTTCCAAGATCTCACTTCGGAGTGCCTGCCGGAACGGCCGTGGCGGAAGTTTCCGTTCACCACCTTCATCGCCATGTTCTCCGCGGTTATCACTCTCGTCGTTGATTCCTACTCTATCAGTTTCTTCAAGAAGAAGGTCGCTGCCTCTAGCGCTAACGCTAGCGGTTCCGCTTCCCTTGAAGCCGGAGAGAGGAAGGAAGTGGAAGTGTGCGGTCATGGCCATGGACACGATGTACATGCAGATGCAGATGCAGATAGAGATGCAAATATCGTGGATGCCGAACAGTTGTTGCGGTATCGTGTTGTGGCTCAG GTGTTGGAGTTAGGGATTGTGGTGCACTCAGTGGTGATTGGTTTGTCAATGGGAGCTTCGATGAATCCATGCACGATTAGGCCTCTCATTGCTGCGATATGCTTCCATCAAATGTTTGAAGGAATGGGCTTAGGTGGTTGTATACTTCAG GCTGAATATGGAACGAAGGTGAAAGGTGTAATGGTTTTCTTCTTCTCTACTACAACTCCCTTGGGAATTGTATTGGGGATCGCATTGTCGAATGTTTACAGCGACACTAGTTCAAAGTCGCTTATTGTAGAGGGGGTTCTGAATGCTATATCTGCAGGACTTTTGAACTATATGGCACTGGTTGAACTATTGGCTCCTGATTTTATGGGGTCTAAGATACAAGGCAGTACAAAGATAATGGCTCTAGCATTTGTGGCAGTTTTGCTAGGTGCTGGGGCCATGTCAGTCATGGCAATATGGGCATAA
- the LOC114175461 gene encoding endoglucanase 2-like has protein sequence MELHQLKEPNKKHNVVALFWWLTVSMIAGLLLGAAVVSVVTKFEVRHSDSAQLTSHPTNVVQKYASALQLALQFFDVQKSGKVENQRISWRGDSGLRDGSEADLDLSKGMYDAGDHIKFGFPMAFTATVLSWAILEYGDRMDAVKQLHYALDSLKWITDYLVNAHPFPEVLYIQVGDPEVDHNCWERPEDMDEERPLTQVNSSFPGTEVAAETAAALASASLVFKEIDFTYSRILLGHAQQLFIFADTYRVSYSVSIPQVRNYYNSSGFGDELLWAGVWLYHATKDPSYLNYVTEQNEKAFGGLGSVSWFSWDDKHAATQVLLSRISFFGARNIPDAENLDLQMYRESVEILICTLLPDSPTATTNRTESGLIWLVPWNALQHAVASAFLTILYSDYMMTSQTETLYCSEKLYKPVDLRKFAISQADYVLGENPMKMSYLVGYGTHNPSYIHHRGSSIPVNATTGCRDGFKWFHSPYPNPNVAYGALVGGPFLNETYNDFRNNSMQTEPTTYNSALFVALLSGLIASSTVPFSF, from the exons ATGGAACTACACCAGCTTAAAGAACCCAACAAAAAGCACAACGTTGTTGCCTTGTTTTGGTGGTTAACAGTGTCCATGATCGCAGGTCTCCTACTAGGTGCTGCTGTTGTTTCTGTAGTAACCAAGTTTGAGGTTCGTCACTCTGATTCCGCTCAACTCACTTCTCACCCCACCAACGTTGTTCAGAAATACGCCTCTGCTCTTCAATTGGCTCTGCAATTTTTCGACGTCCAGAAAT CGGGTAAGGTGGAGAATCAGAGGATTTCGTGGCGAGGGGATTCTGGGCTTCGAGATGGGAGTGAAGCGGATTTGGATTTGTCGAAAGGAATGTATGATGCTGGTGACCACATCAAATTTGGGTTCCCCATGGCTTTCACTGCAACTGTGTTGTCTTGGGCGATTCTTGAATATGGAGATCGCATGGACGCGGTGAAGCAGCTACACTATGCACTTGACTCGTTGAAGTGGATCACTGATTATCTTGTTAATGCACACCCTTTCCCAGAAGTGCTCTACATTCAGGT TGGGGATCCTGAGGTGGATCATAATTGCTGGGAAAGGCCTGAAGACATGGACGAAGAAAGGCCACTCACTCAAGTTAACTCATCTTTTCCAGGAACAGAAGTTGCGGCTGAAACTGCAGCTGCATTGGCTTCAGCATCTCTTGTTTTTAAGGAGATTGACTTCACTTATTCTAGGATTCTCCTCGGACATGCTCAACAGCTGTTTATTTTTGCTGATACATATAGAGTTTCCTACAGTGTCAGCATCCCTCAAGTGCGGAACTACTATAACTCATCTGGTTTTGGGGATGAACTCTTATGGGCAGGTGTATGGCTCTATCATGCAACTAAGGATCCTTCATATCTCAATTATGTGACAGAGCAGAATGAGAAAGCATTTGGCGGTTTAGGAAGCGTATCGTGGTTTAGCTGGGATGATAAACATGCTGCAACTCAG GTTCTTTTGTCCAGAATAAGTTTCTTTGGGGCAAGAAACATCCCAGAtgcagagaaccttgaccttcaGATGTACAGAGAAAGTGTTGAAATCCTCATCTGCACGCTTCTACCTGATTCACCAACAGCCACCACCAACAGAACAGAAA GTGGACTGATATGGCTGGTGCCATGGAACGCTTTGCAACATGCAGTGGCTTCTGCATTCTTAACTATTCTTTACAGTGACTACATGATGACATCTCAAACGGAGACACTATATTGTAGTGAGAAATTGTATAAGCCAGTAGATCTTCGCAAATTTGCCATTTCTCAG GCAGATTATGTGTTGGGTGAAAATCCTATGAAGATGAGTTATCTTGTGGGCTATGGAACTCACAACCCCAGTTACATACATCACAGAGGATCTTCTATTCCAGTTAATGCTACAACTGGTTGTAGAGATGGATTCAAGTGGTTTCACTCACCTTACCCCAATCCTAATGTAGCATATGGAGCACTAGTTGGTGGTCCTTTCCTTAATGAGACATACAACGATTTCAGAAACAACTCAATGCAAACAGAACCAACAACATACAACAGTGCCCTCTTTGTTGCTCTCTTATCTGGTTTAATCGCAAGTTCCACCGTACCATTCTCCTTCTAA
- the LOC114178717 gene encoding uncharacterized protein LOC114178717, protein MAADDGMSDLKSKLSQSHETWKQNIERSQSQVDILEARIMEVKACIHGSEEDARKDLEVLWRRVKTTSTVLSYLRSKARIMAVPYLAHTSCGIKKLDGVGLVDKDGIPLSGWSRNVDLSSFDDPGEESWIGINRQLGSLDEQDAVYIGEILKSVQMVTDVMEALVKRVLLAESETRMEKEKVSLGQEENMRKSAQLESMSMKLEEMERFALGTNGILNDMRQRVADLVEETTRQRQRASENEEELSRVKREFESLKSYVSSLITVRETLLSSEKQFQTIERLFERLVGKTTQLEGEKMQKEAEVQKLMQENVRLSAMLDKKEAQLLALNEQCKMMALSSSNL, encoded by the exons ATGGCAGCAGATGATGGTATGTCAGATTTGAAATCTAAGCTGAGTCAGTCTCATGAAACTTGGAAGCAGAATATTGAAAGAAGTCAATCTCAAGTTGATATATTGGAGGCAAGGATAATGGAAGTAAAGGCTTGTATACATGGCTCAGAGGAAGATGCAAGAAAGGATTTAGAGGTTCTATGGCGAAGAGTCAAGACTACTTCTACCGTGTTGTCCTACTTAAGATCAAAAGCTAGAATCATGGCGGTTCCTTATCTAGCCCATACATCTTGTGGCATAAAAAAGTTAGATGGGGTAGGGCTTGTTGACAAAGATGGGATTCCACTATCAGGTTGGTCTAGGAATGTTGATCTTTCTTCATTTGATGATCCAGGTGAAGAATCTTGGATAGGAATTAACCGTCAGCTTGGCTCATTAGACGAACAAGATGCAGTTTATATAGGTGAGATACTGAAGTCTGTTCAGATGGTCACAGATGTGATGGAAGCCCTTGTCAAAAGGGTTTTATTGGCAGAATCAGAAACTAGAATGGAGAAGGAAAAAGTGAGTTTAGGTCAAGAAGAAAATATGCGGAAGTCTGCTCAGTTAGAGAGTATGTCCATGAAATTAGAAGAGATGGAGCGTTTTGCTTTGGGTACAAATGGTATTTTAAATGACATGCGGCAAAGAGTTGCAGATTTGGTTGAAGAAACAACTAGACAGAGACAACGTGCttctgaaaatgaagaagagCTTTCCCGGGTGAAACGGGAATTTGAGTCTCTGAAGTCATATGTTAGTAGTTTAATCACAGTAAGAGAAACGTTACTTTCTTCAGAGAAGCAATTCCAAACTATTGAAAGGCTATTTGAAcg GCTAGTTGGAAAGACTACTCAATTGGAGGGTGAGAAAATGCAGAAAGAGGCTGAAGTTCAGAAACTTATGCAGgagaatgtgaggttgagtgcGATGCTTGACAAGAAAGAGGCCCAACTTCTGGCGTTGAATGAACAGTGTAAAATGATGGCCTTGAGCTCTTCAAACCTGTAA